A genomic window from Streptomyces sp. WMMC940 includes:
- a CDS encoding DUF4190 domain-containing protein, which yields MSQYTQQPQFPQAPMPAGPARNGLGTAALILGIIGALSGLIPLLFWLAGILGLIGLILGLSAKGRVKRGEATNKGVAVAGIVLGLVSLVLSVVGAVITFKAVDEAVDEINKVTSGSSASRKPSGSDEPLEKAKDGEDASGKALAAGDSAVYDDDLTVTVSEPASWTPGEYAIGHTKGNKAYKVTVTIENSGKEKFEAALVTAEARAGKDGVKAESIYDGKVGEPFTGTILPGKKVTAVWAFDAPADAENLTVEVSPGFAYDAGVWDLKL from the coding sequence ATGTCCCAGTACACGCAGCAACCCCAGTTCCCGCAGGCGCCCATGCCGGCCGGGCCGGCCCGCAACGGTCTCGGGACCGCCGCGCTGATCCTGGGGATCATCGGAGCCCTGTCCGGGCTGATCCCGCTCCTCTTCTGGCTCGCCGGCATCCTCGGCCTGATCGGGCTGATCCTCGGCCTCTCGGCGAAGGGCCGGGTGAAGCGCGGCGAAGCCACCAACAAGGGAGTCGCCGTGGCCGGCATCGTGCTCGGCCTGGTGTCCCTGGTCCTGTCGGTGGTCGGCGCGGTCATCACGTTCAAGGCCGTGGACGAGGCGGTCGACGAGATCAACAAGGTCACGTCCGGGTCGTCCGCCTCCAGGAAGCCCTCCGGGAGCGACGAGCCGCTGGAGAAGGCGAAGGACGGCGAGGACGCGAGCGGCAAGGCCCTCGCCGCCGGCGACTCCGCCGTCTACGACGACGATCTGACCGTCACCGTCTCCGAGCCCGCGTCCTGGACACCGGGCGAGTACGCCATCGGCCACACCAAGGGCAACAAGGCGTACAAGGTGACCGTCACCATCGAGAACTCCGGCAAGGAGAAGTTCGAGGCCGCGCTCGTGACCGCCGAGGCCCGCGCCGGCAAGGACGGCGTGAAGGCCGAGTCGATCTACGACGGCAAGGTCGGCGAGCCGTTCACCGGCACGATCCTGCCCGGCAAGAAGGTCACCGCCGTCTGGGCCTTCGACGCCCCCGCCGACGCCGAGAACCTGACCGTCGAGGTCAGCCCCGGCTTCGCGTACGACGCCGGCGTCTGGGACCTGAAGCTCTGA
- a CDS encoding SigE family RNA polymerase sigma factor encodes MTDDEFEEFYARSVKQLVGQVYLMTGDLHEAQDVVQEAFVRAWGRRSALRADAGPEAWIRTVARRLAISRWRRGVRAAAAWRRHHQEGRAPAVPEPDPGTVALVAALRRLSERQRRVSVLHYVCDLSVDQVAAETGMASGTVKSHLSRARAALAPHLDDAADRVGATMAEEHGV; translated from the coding sequence GTGACCGACGACGAGTTCGAGGAGTTCTACGCACGCTCCGTGAAACAGCTGGTCGGCCAGGTGTACCTGATGACCGGCGATCTCCACGAGGCCCAGGACGTCGTCCAGGAGGCGTTCGTCCGCGCCTGGGGACGACGGTCGGCCCTGCGGGCGGACGCCGGTCCGGAGGCCTGGATACGGACGGTCGCCCGACGCCTCGCGATCAGCCGCTGGCGGCGCGGGGTACGGGCCGCGGCGGCCTGGCGGCGGCACCACCAGGAGGGCCGGGCACCGGCCGTGCCGGAGCCGGACCCCGGCACGGTCGCGCTGGTCGCGGCGCTGCGGCGGCTGTCCGAGCGGCAGCGGCGGGTGTCCGTCCTGCACTACGTGTGCGATCTGTCCGTGGACCAGGTGGCGGCGGAGACCGGAATGGCCTCCGGGACCGTGAAGTCGCATCTGTCCCGCGCGAGGGCCGCACTCGCACCCCATCTCGACGACGCGGCCGACAGGGTCGGCGCGACCATGGCGGAGGAGCACGGTGTCTGA
- a CDS encoding N-6 DNA methylase, with the protein MPENAAEVTAAGIARLAGVGRAAVSNWRRRHADFPKPIGGTETSPSFALQEVEQWLRVQGKLAEVPLRERVWQQLSGHPAGAVNALGHAGRVLLLVRDRPTAWLELAVVSDKRLIARLPAALDGVLKARFGERRAAVPTPGPAELEPSVPLLRGAAELAAEIGARQAFEFLLGRHLDANPRQFTLTPAGPAELMAALAGADTPGRTVLDPASGTGELLRAVRQPAALYAQDADPELASLTALRLALHGDADIRAAAGDSLRADAFPGVTADAVLCHPPFNERNWGHDELAYDPRWEYGFPARTESELAWVQHALARLRPGATAVLLMPPAVASRKSGRRVRADLLRRGALRAVVSLPAGAAPPYGIPLHLWVLRRPVAGDRPGQELLLVDTAELAEPGGGRDKLDWPAVHRAVVGAWLPFDRDGSVEERPGRSRSVPVIELLDDDVDLAPARHLPPPATGGGAAELIDVRDRLAETLRLTRDLTPEAASPTAEGSAVRPGTTVGELVRAGALELRSGGTGTGPVPVLTEQDVLDGTAPSGALPDGPAPGEEPVEPVLVRAGDVVVPVLGVGPSARVVDEATAGAALGRNLQLLRPDPAALDPWFLAGFLRGTANNRQASSYASTATRLDVRRLQLPRLPLAEQRRYGDRFRALAEFESALRLAGRLGGQLVQGLYDGLADGTVEA; encoded by the coding sequence GTGCCGGAGAACGCAGCAGAGGTGACGGCTGCCGGAATCGCCCGGCTGGCGGGCGTCGGGCGAGCCGCGGTCAGCAACTGGCGGCGCCGGCACGCCGACTTCCCCAAGCCCATCGGCGGCACCGAGACCAGCCCCTCCTTCGCACTGCAGGAGGTCGAGCAGTGGCTGCGGGTCCAGGGGAAGCTCGCGGAGGTGCCGCTGCGGGAAAGGGTCTGGCAGCAGCTCTCCGGCCATCCGGCGGGGGCCGTCAACGCCTTGGGGCACGCCGGCCGCGTGCTGCTGCTCGTACGTGACCGGCCCACGGCCTGGCTGGAGTTGGCGGTCGTGTCGGACAAGCGGCTGATCGCCAGGCTCCCCGCCGCGCTGGACGGCGTGCTCAAGGCCCGCTTCGGCGAAAGGCGTGCCGCCGTGCCGACCCCGGGCCCCGCCGAACTGGAGCCTTCCGTGCCCCTCCTGCGGGGCGCTGCCGAGCTCGCCGCCGAGATCGGTGCCCGCCAGGCCTTCGAGTTCCTGCTCGGCCGGCACCTGGACGCCAACCCCCGCCAGTTCACGCTCACCCCTGCCGGACCGGCCGAGCTGATGGCCGCCCTCGCCGGGGCGGACACCCCGGGAAGGACGGTTCTCGACCCCGCGTCCGGCACGGGCGAACTCCTGCGTGCCGTAAGGCAGCCCGCCGCCCTGTACGCCCAGGACGCCGACCCCGAACTGGCGTCGCTCACGGCGCTCCGTCTCGCCCTGCACGGCGACGCCGACATCCGGGCGGCCGCCGGTGACAGCCTCCGAGCCGACGCGTTCCCCGGAGTCACCGCCGACGCCGTGCTCTGCCACCCGCCGTTCAACGAGCGGAACTGGGGCCACGACGAACTCGCCTACGACCCCCGCTGGGAGTACGGCTTCCCGGCCCGCACCGAGTCCGAACTGGCCTGGGTGCAGCACGCGCTCGCCCGGTTGCGCCCGGGCGCCACTGCGGTGCTGCTGATGCCGCCGGCCGTCGCGTCCCGCAAGTCCGGCCGCCGGGTCCGCGCGGACCTGCTGCGGCGCGGGGCGCTGCGCGCCGTCGTCTCCCTCCCCGCGGGGGCTGCGCCGCCGTACGGCATTCCGCTCCACCTCTGGGTGCTGCGCCGTCCGGTCGCCGGCGACCGCCCCGGGCAGGAACTGCTCCTGGTCGACACCGCCGAGCTCGCGGAGCCGGGCGGCGGGCGCGACAAACTCGACTGGCCGGCCGTGCACCGTGCGGTCGTCGGCGCCTGGTTGCCCTTCGATCGCGACGGCAGCGTGGAGGAGCGGCCCGGCAGGAGCCGCTCCGTGCCGGTCATCGAACTCCTCGACGACGACGTGGACCTGGCCCCGGCCCGCCATCTGCCGCCGCCCGCGACCGGAGGGGGCGCGGCCGAACTCATCGACGTGCGCGATCGGCTGGCCGAGACGCTGAGGCTCACCCGCGACCTCACGCCGGAGGCGGCCTCGCCGACGGCGGAGGGGTCGGCCGTCCGCCCCGGCACCACCGTCGGCGAACTGGTCCGTGCGGGAGCCCTCGAGCTGCGGTCCGGCGGTACGGGCACCGGTCCGGTGCCCGTCCTCACCGAACAGGACGTCCTCGACGGCACCGCACCCTCGGGGGCGCTCCCCGACGGTCCGGCACCCGGCGAGGAGCCCGTCGAGCCGGTCCTGGTCCGGGCCGGGGACGTCGTCGTGCCCGTACTCGGGGTCGGCCCGTCGGCCCGCGTCGTCGACGAGGCGACGGCCGGAGCCGCGCTCGGCCGGAACCTGCAGCTGCTGCGGCCCGATCCGGCTGCGCTGGACCCCTGGTTCCTCGCCGGCTTCCTGCGCGGCACCGCGAACAACCGTCAGGCGAGCAGCTACGCCTCCACCGCCACCCGGCTCGACGTGCGCCGTCTCCAGCTGCCCCGCCTGCCGCTCGCCGAACAGCGGCGCTACGGGGACCGCTTCCGGGCGCTCGCCGAGTTCGAGTCCGCGCTGCGCCTCGCGGGCCGGCTGGGCGGGCAGCTGGTGCAGGGGCTGTACGACGGGCTGGCGGACGGCACGGTCGAGGCCTGA
- a CDS encoding HNH endonuclease family protein, translated as MPDSLRKRSALFAVVLSAAVLAGCGPGSGTPDGGGSAPGPSAGRAAGPLGNPDGTKPGLAPVTTDADKAAARGLIGELTTKGRGPRTGYDRDEFGYAWMDTADGVPLARNGCDTRNDLLKLHGRHVRFRAGSDCVVVSMDLYDPYTGKDIAWKKARAAEVQIDHVVPLSYSWQMGSSRWPESKRERFANDVLNLLPVEGRANSAKGDSGPASWLPPSKQIRCAYAVRFAQVALKYELPVTSADKRMMLRQCEG; from the coding sequence GTGCCCGACTCCCTGCGCAAGCGCTCGGCGCTCTTCGCCGTCGTCCTGTCCGCCGCCGTCCTCGCGGGCTGCGGACCCGGTTCCGGCACGCCCGATGGAGGGGGCTCCGCCCCCGGTCCGTCGGCGGGCCGCGCGGCCGGCCCGCTCGGCAACCCGGACGGCACGAAGCCAGGGCTCGCGCCGGTGACGACGGACGCGGACAAGGCCGCGGCTCGCGGCCTCATCGGGGAGCTGACCACGAAGGGGCGTGGGCCGAGGACGGGCTACGACCGAGATGAGTTCGGCTACGCGTGGATGGACACGGCGGACGGAGTACCGCTGGCGAGGAACGGTTGTGACACGCGGAACGACTTGCTGAAGCTCCATGGGCGGCATGTCCGGTTCCGAGCGGGTTCCGACTGCGTGGTCGTTTCGATGGACCTGTACGACCCGTACACCGGCAAAGACATCGCCTGGAAGAAGGCGAGGGCGGCCGAGGTGCAGATAGACCACGTGGTGCCCCTGTCGTACAGCTGGCAGATGGGCTCGTCCCGCTGGCCGGAGAGCAAGCGTGAGCGGTTCGCCAACGACGTGCTCAATCTCCTGCCCGTCGAGGGCCGTGCCAACTCGGCCAAGGGCGATTCCGGACCGGCGTCGTGGCTGCCGCCCAGCAAACAGATCAGGTGCGCGTACGCGGTCCGCTTCGCCCAGGTGGCGCTCAAGTACGAACTGCCGGTGACGTCTGCGGACAAGCGGATGATGCTGCGTCAGTGCGAGGGCTGA
- a CDS encoding ABC transporter permease — MTVLKTSLRNFLAHKGRMALSAVAVLLSVAFVSGTLVFTDTMNTTFDKLFAVTSADVTVSPRSAEDDDETPRSGRPETLPASLLPAVEKAEGVKSAEGAVVSMSVTVVDARNKNMGSSNGAPTIAGNWTRGELRSMEITAGHAPRGPTDVMVDADTAGKHGLEIGDELRTIAVTGDFTATISGIASFKVTNPGAAVVYFDTATAQRELLGGTGRFTHIAVTAEPGVSHERLKRNVAAAAGGTYRFQTQAEAADAGREDVSGFLDVMKYAMLGFAGIAVLVGVFLIVNTFSMLVAQRTREIGLMRAIGSSRRQVNRSVLVEAFLLGVIGSLAGVGAGVGLAVGLMELMSSMGMNLSTSDLTVKWTTPVIGLVLGVVVTVLAAYVPARRAGKVSPMAALRDAGTPADGRAGLVRGGIGLVLTGAGGAALWAAARADEAAKGSMWLGVGVVLSLIGFIVVGPLLAGGVVRVLGAVVLRVFGPVGRMAERNALRNPRRTGATGAALMIGLALVACLSVVGSSMVASATEELDRSVGADFIVQSTNGPIVPQAQQALERAPGIAHVTEYKGVKATVTAPDGTSTDDEWLVAADPTYAQDLRRETVAGELAAAYGEDAMSVGETYAEKHGVEVGDTMTVAFRGGGTAKLRVAAVTSDDTNVDKGAMYMAVSTAERYFTPERMPKNMMMFAEAEEGGEKEAYQHLKDALAPYPQYRVLDQTDFKQDLKDQVGQLLNIVYGLLALAIIVAVLGVVNTLALSVVERTREIGLMRAIGLSRRQLRRMIRLESVVIALFGALLGLGLGMGWGTAAQKLLALEGLGVLDIPWPTILYVFAGSAFVGLVAALVPAFRAGRMNVLNAIATD, encoded by the coding sequence GTGACCGTGCTCAAGACCTCACTGCGCAACTTCCTCGCGCACAAGGGGCGCATGGCGCTGTCCGCCGTCGCCGTCCTGCTGTCCGTGGCGTTCGTGTCCGGCACGCTCGTGTTCACCGACACCATGAACACCACCTTCGACAAGCTCTTCGCGGTCACCTCCGCCGACGTCACCGTCAGCCCCCGGAGTGCCGAGGACGACGACGAGACCCCGCGGAGCGGCCGCCCCGAGACCCTGCCCGCCTCGCTCCTGCCGGCGGTGGAGAAGGCCGAGGGCGTGAAGTCCGCCGAGGGCGCCGTCGTCTCCATGAGCGTCACCGTCGTCGACGCCCGCAACAAGAACATGGGCTCCAGCAACGGCGCGCCCACGATCGCCGGCAACTGGACACGGGGCGAGCTGCGTTCGATGGAGATCACCGCCGGACACGCGCCGCGCGGCCCCACCGACGTCATGGTCGACGCCGACACCGCCGGGAAGCACGGCCTCGAGATCGGCGACGAGCTGCGGACCATCGCCGTCACCGGCGACTTCACCGCCACGATCTCCGGTATCGCCTCCTTCAAGGTCACCAACCCCGGCGCGGCCGTCGTCTACTTCGACACCGCCACCGCCCAGCGGGAACTCCTGGGCGGGACGGGCCGGTTCACCCACATCGCGGTCACCGCCGAACCAGGGGTGAGCCATGAGCGGCTGAAGAGGAACGTCGCCGCGGCCGCCGGCGGGACGTACCGGTTCCAGACGCAGGCCGAGGCGGCCGACGCGGGCCGCGAGGACGTCAGCGGCTTCCTCGACGTCATGAAGTACGCGATGCTCGGCTTCGCCGGGATCGCCGTCCTCGTCGGCGTCTTCCTCATCGTCAACACCTTCTCCATGCTGGTCGCCCAGCGCACCCGCGAGATCGGTCTGATGCGCGCCATCGGTTCGAGCCGGCGCCAGGTCAACCGCTCGGTCCTCGTCGAGGCGTTCCTCCTCGGCGTCATCGGCTCCCTCGCCGGCGTCGGCGCCGGTGTGGGGCTCGCCGTCGGCCTGATGGAGCTCATGTCGTCGATGGGCATGAACCTCTCCACCTCGGATCTGACCGTGAAGTGGACCACGCCCGTCATCGGCCTCGTGCTCGGGGTCGTCGTCACGGTCCTCGCCGCCTACGTCCCTGCCAGACGGGCCGGGAAGGTCTCCCCGATGGCCGCGCTGCGCGACGCGGGCACCCCGGCCGACGGCAGGGCGGGACTCGTCCGGGGCGGCATCGGGCTGGTGCTCACCGGCGCCGGCGGCGCGGCACTGTGGGCGGCGGCCAGGGCCGACGAGGCGGCCAAGGGCTCGATGTGGCTCGGCGTCGGCGTCGTCCTCAGCCTCATCGGCTTCATCGTCGTCGGCCCCCTGCTGGCGGGCGGTGTCGTGCGGGTCCTCGGCGCGGTCGTCCTGCGGGTCTTCGGGCCGGTGGGGAGGATGGCCGAGCGCAACGCCCTGCGCAATCCACGCCGGACCGGTGCCACCGGCGCCGCGCTGATGATCGGACTCGCGCTCGTCGCCTGTCTGTCCGTCGTCGGCTCGTCCATGGTCGCCTCGGCGACCGAGGAGCTCGACAGGTCCGTCGGCGCCGACTTCATCGTCCAGTCCACCAACGGCCCGATCGTGCCGCAGGCGCAGCAGGCCCTGGAGAGGGCGCCCGGTATCGCCCACGTCACCGAGTACAAGGGTGTCAAGGCGACCGTCACGGCCCCCGACGGGACGTCCACCGACGACGAGTGGCTGGTCGCCGCCGACCCGACGTACGCACAGGACCTGCGCCGCGAGACGGTCGCCGGTGAACTCGCGGCCGCCTACGGCGAGGACGCCATGTCCGTCGGCGAGACCTACGCCGAGAAGCACGGAGTGGAGGTCGGCGACACGATGACGGTGGCGTTCCGGGGCGGCGGGACCGCGAAGCTGAGGGTCGCGGCCGTCACCTCCGACGACACCAACGTCGACAAGGGCGCGATGTACATGGCCGTCAGCACCGCCGAGCGGTACTTCACGCCCGAGCGGATGCCGAAGAACATGATGATGTTCGCCGAGGCCGAGGAGGGCGGGGAGAAGGAGGCCTACCAGCACCTGAAGGACGCCCTGGCCCCCTACCCGCAGTACCGGGTGCTGGACCAGACCGACTTCAAACAGGACCTGAAGGACCAGGTCGGGCAGTTGCTGAACATCGTCTACGGGCTGCTCGCGCTCGCCATCATCGTGGCCGTCCTCGGGGTCGTGAACACCCTGGCCCTGTCGGTGGTCGAGCGGACCCGGGAGATCGGCCTGATGCGGGCCATCGGCCTCTCCCGCCGCCAGCTGCGCCGGATGATCCGTCTGGAGTCGGTCGTCATCGCCCTCTTCGGCGCCCTGCTCGGCCTCGGCCTGGGCATGGGCTGGGGCACGGCGGCGCAGAAGCTGCTCGCCCTGGAGGGCCTCGGCGTCCTGGACATCCCCTGGCCGACGATCCTGTACGTCTTCGCCGGGTCGGCCTTCGTGGGACTGGTGGCCGCGCTCGTGCCGGCGTTCCGAGCCGGCCGGATGAACGTCCTCAACGCCATCGCCACCGATTGA
- the mfd gene encoding transcription-repair coupling factor: MSLHGLLDAVVKDPALVEAVKAAGDGHRPHVDLVGPPAARPFAVAALAREASRPVLAVTATGREAEDLAAALRSLLDPDTVVDYPSWETLPHERLSPRSDTVGRRLAVLRRLAHPSTDDPATGRVSVVVAPVRSVLQPQVKGLGDLEPVALRTGRTADLEDVVAGLSAAAYSRVELVEKRGEFAVRGGILDVFPPTEEHPLRIEFWGDDVEEIRYFKVADQRSLEVAEHGLWAPPCRELLLTDEVRRRAAALAEAHPELGELLGKIAEGIAVEGMESLAPVLVDDMELLLDVMPQGSMAVVCDPERVRTRAADLVATSQEFLQASWAASAGGGKAPIDVGAASLWGIADVRDRARELGMMWWSVSPFAVDEELTDDTLTLGMHAPETYRGDTARALADTKGWLADGWRTVFVTEGHGTASRTVEVLGGEGIAARLEADLGEIGPSVVHVACGSIDHGFVDPGLRLAVLTETDLSGQKAAGKDGARMPTRRRKQIDPLTLEAGDYIVHEQHGVGRYLEMVQRTVQGATREYLLVEYAPAKRGQPGDRLYIPTDQLEQVTKYVGGEAPTLHRLGGADWTKTKARAKKAVKEIAADLIKLYSARMAAPGHTFGPDTPWQRELEDAFPYAETPDQLTTIAEVKEDMEKSVPMDRLICGDVGYGKTEIAVRAAFKAVQDGKQVAVLVPTTLLVQQHFGTFSERYSQFPVVTRALSRFQSDTEAKATLEGLRDGSVDIVIGTHRLFSSETRFKDLGLVVVDEEQRFGVEHKEQLKKLRANVDVLTMSATPIPRTLEMAVTGIREMSTITTPPEERHPVLTFVGPYEERQIGAAVRRELLREGQVFYIHNRVESIDRAAARLREIVPEARIATAHGQMGESALEQVVVDFWEKKFDVLVSTTIVESGIDISNANTLIVERGDNFGLSQLHQLRGRVGRGRERGYAYFLYPPEKPLTETAHERLATIAQHTEMGAGMYVAMKDLEIRGAGNLLGGEQSGHIAGVGFDLYVRMVGEAVADYRASLEGGAEEEPPLEVKIELPVDAHVPHDYAPGERLRLQAYRAIAAANSEEDVRAVREELVDRYGKLPEPVENLLLVAGLRMLARACGVGEIVLQGPNIRFAPVELRESQELRLKRLYPRTVIKPAVQQVLVPRPTTGKIGGKPVVGRELLAWTGEFLTSILGS; this comes from the coding sequence ATGAGCCTGCACGGTCTGCTCGACGCCGTCGTCAAGGACCCCGCCCTCGTCGAAGCGGTGAAGGCCGCGGGCGACGGTCACCGGCCCCACGTAGACCTGGTCGGGCCGCCGGCCGCCCGGCCCTTCGCCGTGGCCGCCCTGGCCCGCGAGGCATCCCGGCCCGTGCTGGCCGTGACCGCGACCGGCCGCGAGGCCGAGGACCTGGCCGCTGCGCTGCGGTCGCTTCTCGACCCGGACACGGTCGTGGACTACCCCTCGTGGGAGACCCTGCCGCACGAGCGGCTCTCGCCCCGCTCCGACACCGTCGGCCGCCGGCTCGCGGTACTGCGCCGGCTCGCGCACCCCAGCACGGACGACCCGGCCACCGGGCGGGTCAGCGTCGTCGTCGCCCCCGTGCGGTCGGTGCTGCAGCCCCAGGTCAAGGGCCTCGGGGACCTCGAGCCGGTGGCCCTGCGCACCGGGCGGACCGCCGACCTGGAGGACGTCGTCGCGGGGCTCTCGGCCGCGGCGTACTCGCGGGTGGAGCTGGTGGAGAAGCGCGGCGAGTTCGCCGTGCGCGGCGGCATCCTCGACGTCTTCCCGCCGACCGAGGAGCATCCGCTCCGGATCGAGTTCTGGGGCGACGACGTCGAGGAGATCCGTTACTTCAAGGTCGCCGACCAGCGTTCGCTGGAGGTCGCCGAGCACGGACTGTGGGCGCCGCCGTGCCGTGAGCTGCTGCTCACCGACGAGGTGCGGCGGCGTGCCGCGGCTCTCGCCGAGGCCCATCCGGAGCTCGGCGAACTGCTGGGGAAGATCGCCGAGGGTATCGCCGTCGAGGGCATGGAGTCCCTCGCCCCCGTCCTCGTCGACGACATGGAGCTGCTGCTCGACGTGATGCCGCAGGGTTCGATGGCCGTGGTGTGCGACCCCGAGCGGGTCCGTACCCGGGCCGCCGACCTGGTGGCCACGTCGCAGGAGTTCCTTCAGGCGTCATGGGCCGCCTCGGCAGGCGGCGGCAAGGCGCCGATCGACGTCGGAGCGGCCTCCCTGTGGGGTATCGCGGACGTACGGGACCGGGCGCGCGAGCTCGGCATGATGTGGTGGTCCGTGTCGCCGTTCGCCGTGGACGAGGAGCTGACGGACGACACCCTGACGCTCGGGATGCACGCCCCGGAGACCTACCGGGGCGACACCGCCCGCGCGCTCGCGGACACCAAGGGCTGGCTCGCCGACGGCTGGCGCACGGTCTTCGTGACCGAGGGCCACGGGACGGCGTCCCGCACCGTCGAGGTGCTGGGCGGCGAGGGGATCGCCGCCAGGCTGGAGGCGGACCTCGGGGAGATCGGCCCCTCCGTCGTCCACGTCGCCTGCGGCTCGATCGACCACGGCTTCGTCGACCCGGGCCTGAGGCTCGCGGTGCTGACGGAGACCGATCTGTCCGGGCAGAAGGCCGCGGGCAAGGACGGCGCGCGGATGCCTACCCGCCGCCGCAAGCAGATCGACCCGCTCACGCTGGAGGCCGGCGACTACATCGTCCACGAGCAGCACGGCGTCGGCCGCTATCTGGAGATGGTGCAGCGCACCGTGCAGGGCGCCACGCGCGAGTACCTGCTCGTGGAGTACGCCCCCGCCAAGCGCGGGCAGCCCGGGGACCGCCTCTACATCCCCACCGACCAGCTGGAGCAGGTCACCAAGTACGTCGGCGGTGAGGCGCCCACGCTGCACCGACTCGGCGGGGCGGACTGGACGAAGACGAAGGCGCGTGCGAAGAAGGCGGTCAAGGAGATCGCCGCCGACCTGATCAAGCTCTACAGCGCCCGGATGGCGGCGCCCGGGCACACCTTCGGTCCGGACACGCCCTGGCAGCGGGAGCTGGAGGACGCCTTCCCGTACGCGGAGACGCCCGACCAGCTGACCACCATCGCCGAGGTCAAGGAGGACATGGAGAAGTCGGTTCCGATGGACCGGCTGATCTGCGGCGACGTCGGCTACGGCAAGACGGAGATCGCGGTCCGGGCCGCCTTCAAGGCCGTCCAGGACGGCAAGCAGGTGGCGGTGCTCGTCCCTACGACGCTGCTGGTGCAGCAGCACTTCGGGACCTTCTCGGAGCGCTACTCCCAGTTCCCCGTCGTCACCCGGGCCCTCTCGCGCTTCCAGTCCGACACCGAGGCGAAGGCGACCCTGGAGGGTCTGCGGGACGGCTCGGTCGACATCGTCATCGGCACGCACCGGCTGTTCTCGTCCGAGACCAGGTTCAAGGACCTGGGCCTGGTCGTCGTGGACGAGGAGCAGCGGTTCGGCGTCGAGCACAAGGAGCAGCTGAAGAAGCTCCGCGCGAACGTCGACGTCCTGACGATGTCCGCGACACCCATCCCCCGGACCCTGGAGATGGCGGTCACCGGCATCCGCGAGATGTCGACGATCACCACCCCGCCGGAGGAGCGCCACCCGGTGCTGACGTTCGTCGGCCCCTACGAGGAGAGGCAGATCGGCGCGGCCGTCCGCCGCGAACTGCTCCGCGAGGGCCAGGTTTTCTACATCCACAACCGGGTCGAGTCGATCGACCGGGCGGCGGCGCGGCTGCGGGAGATCGTCCCGGAGGCGCGGATCGCGACCGCCCACGGCCAGATGGGCGAGAGCGCGCTGGAGCAGGTCGTCGTCGACTTCTGGGAGAAGAAGTTCGACGTGCTCGTCTCGACGACGATCGTCGAGTCCGGCATCGACATCTCCAACGCCAACACGCTCATCGTCGAGCGCGGCGACAACTTCGGCCTCTCCCAGCTGCACCAGTTGCGCGGCCGGGTCGGCCGGGGCAGGGAACGCGGCTACGCGTACTTCCTCTACCCGCCGGAGAAGCCGCTCACCGAGACCGCGCACGAGCGGCTGGCGACGATCGCCCAGCACACCGAGATGGGCGCGGGCATGTACGTCGCGATGAAGGACCTGGAGATCCGCGGCGCGGGCAACCTCCTCGGCGGCGAGCAGTCGGGCCACATCGCCGGCGTCGGCTTCGACCTGTACGTCCGCATGGTGGGCGAGGCGGTCGCCGACTACCGGGCCTCCCTGGAGGGCGGCGCGGAGGAGGAGCCGCCGCTGGAGGTCAAGATCGAGCTCCCGGTCGACGCGCACGTCCCGCACGACTACGCGCCGGGCGAGCGGCTGCGCCTCCAGGCGTACCGGGCCATCGCCGCCGCGAACTCGGAGGAGGACGTCAGGGCGGTGCGCGAGGAGCTCGTCGACCGCTACGGCAAGCTGCCGGAGCCGGTGGAGAACCTGCTGCTGGTCGCCGGGCTGCGGATGCTCGCCCGGGCCTGCGGGGTCGGCGAGATCGTGCTCCAGGGCCCGAACATCCGCTTCGCGCCGGTGGAACTGCGCGAGTCGCAGGAGCTGCGGCTGAAGCGGCTGTACCCGCGCACGGTGATCAAGCCCGCGGTCCAGCAGGTCCTGGTGCCCCGGCCGACGACGGGCAAGATCGGCGGCAAGCCGGTGGTGGGGCGTGAACTGCTGGCGTGGACGGGCGAGTTCCTGACGTCGATCCTCGGCTCCTAG